CGGTGATGATACGGCATTCAGCGCTATGGGCGTATCCAACTATGCGCGCGGGATGGGACGCACAATCAACGTCGTCCACGTGCCGAAGACGATTGACAACGACCTGCCGCTTCCCGAGGGGGTTCCAACGTTCGGCTTTGAGACGGCTCGCGCCTTCGGCACAACCGAGATCGAAAACCTCATGGAAGATGCCAAAACGACGAACAATCGCTGGTACTTCGCCATTGCTATGGGCCGTACGGCGGGTCACCTCGCGCTTGGTATGGGACGCTCGGCCGGCGCCGCCATCACGATCATTCCGGAGGAGTTCCCGCAGGACGCAATTCCTCTTCAGCAGGTCGTCGACATCATCACGGGCGCGGTTGTCAAGCGCTATCTGACGGGCCGCAACTACGGCGTCGCCGTCATCGCTGAGGGTGTCATTGAGAAGATTGCCGAGGAGGACTTCCAGAAGCTCGGCAATGTCGTGCTCGATGAGCACGGGCACATCCGCTACTCGGAGCTGGACTTCGGTGAAATCCTCAAGCAGTCGGTGCTCAAGGAAGTCCAGAAGCTCGGCATCAAGATCTCCGTTGTCGATAAGGAAATCGGCTACGAGCTTCGCTGTGCCGCGCCGATCGCCTATGATATCGACTATTGCCGTTCGCTCGGATACGAAGCGGTACAGTTCCTGCGCCGTGGGGAGACGGGTGCGCTCATCACCCTGCAGGACAATCAGGCGGTGCCGATGTTCTTTGATGATATACGGGATCCTGAGACGGGCAAGACGAAGGTGCGCTATGTCAATATCGAGTCCGTTCACTACAAGATTGCGCGCGGCTTTATGATGCGCATGGAGAAAGCGGATCTCGACGATCCGGGCCTTGCCAATGCCTACCACATGGAGCAGGAAGAGTTCAAGGATAGATACGCGTATCTCTTTGAGTAAACAGGGCACAAAAAAACCTCCGAACAGGAGGTTTTTTTGTGCCCTAAGGAAACGCTGATAAAATGAAGTCTGTCAG
This portion of the Selenomonas sp. TAMA-11512 genome encodes:
- the pfp gene encoding diphosphate--fructose-6-phosphate 1-phosphotransferase, which translates into the protein MIGIKNVVAIVCGGGPAPGINSVISAVTIEADRNGWDVLGIYDGFSRLARGEKKYIRLDQDKVNRIHLTGGCILQMSRYNPTKKESDLRTVVETLTELGVTHLVTIGGDDTAFSAMGVSNYARGMGRTINVVHVPKTIDNDLPLPEGVPTFGFETARAFGTTEIENLMEDAKTTNNRWYFAIAMGRTAGHLALGMGRSAGAAITIIPEEFPQDAIPLQQVVDIITGAVVKRYLTGRNYGVAVIAEGVIEKIAEEDFQKLGNVVLDEHGHIRYSELDFGEILKQSVLKEVQKLGIKISVVDKEIGYELRCAAPIAYDIDYCRSLGYEAVQFLRRGETGALITLQDNQAVPMFFDDIRDPETGKTKVRYVNIESVHYKIARGFMMRMEKADLDDPGLANAYHMEQEEFKDRYAYLFE